In Schaalia sp. JY-X169, the following are encoded in one genomic region:
- a CDS encoding GntR family transcriptional regulator, translating to MSAQISIDITSAVPPFEQVRSQLAALISAGVLTPGTRLPTVRDLAADLGIAVGTVTRAYRELESLGLVTSRRRTGTVVAEGAPDLSEALRDSVSQLIAAANASQMPDDEVLAIVQGALLRRNR from the coding sequence ATGAGCGCGCAAATCAGCATCGACATCACTTCGGCTGTTCCACCGTTTGAACAGGTGCGTTCCCAGTTGGCAGCCCTGATTTCCGCCGGCGTCCTCACTCCTGGCACCCGGCTCCCCACAGTTCGGGACTTGGCCGCGGATCTCGGGATCGCCGTTGGAACCGTGACCAGGGCATACCGGGAACTGGAGAGTTTGGGATTGGTGACATCCCGGCGACGGACAGGAACAGTTGTTGCCGAGGGCGCTCCGGATCTCTCCGAGGCGCTGAGAGACTCAGTCAGTCAGTTGATCGCTGCTGCTAACGCCTCACAAATGCCGGATGACGAAGTGCTTGCAATCGTGCAGGGCGCGTTACTACGAAGAAACCGGTAA
- the tpx gene encoding thiol peroxidase, giving the protein MSTITLEGNEVQTIGSLPEKGTKAPHFSLVANDLSEVNDEDFAGKRIVLNIFPSVDTGVCAMSVRRFNKIAAELPNTVVVCASKDLPFALARFCGADGIDNAVTASAFRSTFGEDYGVTMTTGPLAGLLSRAVVIVEPDGTVSYTQQVPEIHDEPDYELVMEALEQVY; this is encoded by the coding sequence ATGAGCACAATTACACTTGAAGGAAATGAAGTCCAAACGATCGGCTCCCTCCCAGAAAAGGGGACCAAAGCCCCACATTTCTCACTTGTCGCTAATGACTTGAGTGAAGTCAATGATGAGGATTTTGCTGGTAAACGCATTGTTCTCAACATCTTCCCCTCAGTAGACACCGGTGTCTGTGCCATGTCGGTACGTCGGTTCAACAAAATAGCAGCAGAGCTTCCAAACACCGTGGTTGTCTGTGCATCGAAGGATCTTCCCTTCGCTCTGGCCCGCTTCTGCGGGGCGGATGGGATTGACAATGCCGTGACAGCATCGGCATTCCGCTCCACATTTGGTGAGGACTACGGGGTAACAATGACGACAGGGCCGCTAGCTGGACTCCTGTCCAGGGCAGTTGTCATCGTTGAACCGGACGGGACGGTGTCTTACACGCAGCAGGTTCCAGAAATACACGACGAACCTGACTACGAACTGGTTATGGAAGCACTGGAACAGGTCTACTAG
- a CDS encoding heavy metal translocating P-type ATPase yields the protein MRKIRDAARRYPLVGATILIGLIVLVTALLGYTTIAQVLATIYVGGVVLWTVVDMVRDMMAGNFGLDVLAVMAMVATLAVGEYGASIIIVLMLTGGEALEDYASNRAKSALTALLEQAPQTAHRFSSRQGDKDEAIEDVPAAQVRVGDHLLVRPGEVVPVDAKLLSTRGSFDESAITGESLPVNLRAGSEVPSGSLNGDEAVRLEALRTTENSQYQQIVALVADAEKQKAPVVRIADRFAVPFTALALIIAGTAWFISGDAVRFAEVLVLATPCPLLIAAPVAFMGGLSRSAKNGVIFKGGAVIESLSNIRSAAFDKTGTITGGRPEVVRVDTYPGFDESEVLKLAASAEQYSAHVLAVGIVAAAKGRGLGLLAAETAEETAGSGVSATFGQRRVVIGSRHFVLGTDAPHSPEYGVRLEPGEVASYMTINGEPAGVIVLADQMRPDAPALVAYLRDQGVETIEMLTGDGESTAREIGAQAGITDVRYSLRPEQKVALVHDLQPRPALMVGDGVNDAPALASADVGIAMGARGATAAGEAADAVIVPDSVWKVADAHTIAKQTMRVALTAIWIGIILSVGLMLVAATGAIPAMVGALTQEIVDLAAILYALRALSGKLPSKQKYLAQAGQQDNATGRVLSKVGR from the coding sequence ATGAGAAAGATTAGAGATGCAGCGCGCCGCTACCCTCTGGTGGGCGCGACCATTCTGATTGGCCTGATCGTCCTCGTGACCGCACTCCTTGGCTACACGACGATCGCTCAGGTGTTGGCCACCATCTATGTGGGCGGGGTGGTTCTCTGGACAGTAGTGGACATGGTCCGCGACATGATGGCTGGGAACTTTGGGCTGGATGTGCTCGCAGTGATGGCGATGGTGGCAACTCTGGCTGTCGGCGAATACGGGGCATCAATAATTATTGTGCTCATGCTGACCGGGGGAGAAGCCCTGGAGGATTACGCAAGCAACCGTGCAAAGAGTGCGCTCACCGCACTTCTTGAGCAGGCCCCCCAAACGGCCCACAGGTTCTCCTCACGCCAAGGAGATAAAGACGAAGCTATTGAAGACGTCCCAGCTGCTCAGGTTCGCGTGGGTGATCACTTGCTTGTGCGACCCGGTGAAGTCGTCCCGGTTGACGCAAAGTTGCTAAGCACACGCGGGTCATTTGACGAGTCAGCCATCACGGGCGAGTCGTTGCCTGTGAACCTTCGTGCAGGCAGTGAGGTCCCCTCTGGATCTCTCAACGGTGACGAGGCCGTCCGCCTTGAGGCTCTACGTACTACTGAAAACTCTCAGTACCAGCAGATCGTCGCGCTGGTAGCCGATGCGGAAAAGCAGAAGGCTCCAGTTGTCCGAATTGCCGACCGTTTCGCTGTACCTTTCACGGCACTGGCGTTGATAATCGCCGGAACAGCATGGTTCATTTCCGGTGACGCGGTCAGGTTCGCTGAGGTTCTCGTCCTCGCAACTCCGTGCCCGCTCTTGATTGCGGCACCGGTGGCATTCATGGGTGGCCTGTCACGCAGTGCCAAGAACGGCGTGATTTTCAAGGGTGGCGCAGTAATCGAAAGCCTGTCTAACATTCGCAGCGCTGCCTTTGACAAGACGGGCACGATCACTGGAGGACGGCCCGAGGTCGTCCGAGTTGATACCTATCCGGGTTTTGACGAGTCTGAAGTTCTGAAGTTGGCAGCATCTGCTGAACAGTACTCGGCCCATGTGCTTGCAGTAGGCATTGTGGCTGCTGCAAAGGGCCGCGGCCTCGGACTCTTGGCGGCTGAGACAGCCGAAGAGACCGCAGGATCGGGTGTCAGCGCAACATTTGGTCAGCGCCGAGTAGTTATTGGCAGCAGGCACTTCGTGCTCGGAACGGACGCGCCTCACAGCCCTGAGTATGGTGTGAGGCTAGAACCGGGTGAGGTTGCTTCATACATGACCATCAATGGAGAGCCTGCCGGAGTCATCGTCCTCGCGGACCAAATGCGACCTGACGCTCCTGCGCTGGTTGCCTACCTTCGCGATCAGGGTGTTGAGACCATTGAGATGCTGACAGGTGATGGCGAGAGTACGGCTAGAGAAATCGGTGCCCAAGCGGGAATAACTGATGTTCGCTACTCATTGCGACCTGAGCAGAAGGTTGCGCTTGTCCACGATCTCCAACCTCGGCCAGCACTCATGGTCGGCGATGGTGTGAATGATGCGCCGGCGCTCGCCTCTGCGGATGTTGGCATAGCAATGGGCGCTCGTGGGGCGACGGCGGCTGGCGAAGCCGCAGATGCCGTGATCGTGCCAGATAGCGTATGGAAGGTTGCAGATGCTCATACCATCGCAAAGCAGACTATGCGGGTTGCGCTCACTGCGATCTGGATCGGCATTATCCTCAGTGTTGGACTGATGCTGGTGGCAGCGACAGGAGCCATTCCAGCCATGGTTGGGGCACTGACCCAGGAGATTGTTGACCTAGCTGCAATCCTCTACGCGCTACGGGCACTATCTGGCAAGTTGCCCAGCAAGCAAAAATACCTTGCGCAGGCCGGGCAGCAGGACAATGCCACTGGCAGAGTCTTGAGCAAAGTGGGACGATAG